A window of Magallana gigas chromosome 8, xbMagGiga1.1, whole genome shotgun sequence genomic DNA:
gattataaaaaaataaaattaagtaaaatatattttattaaaaacaccTATAGGTATATACACAGTCAAGGCACAAGAGCGTTTGAGTGCTACTTAAATTTcagatgtgtacatgtacataaataccTTGAATGTTGATGATGCATGTAAATACAAGTAGATTACACATTTACTTACTGTCAGTAAGTCCATCACTGGATGTAGGAAAAAATCTGGCTTTCtgtgaaataaatacaaaagtgttacttgtacatgcatatatacatttacataggGGTAGTTAAAACTCTCACAATAAAACAATGATTGTTTAAGAATTGATGCCCAAGTTGGTCAGATTGTGGGTCAAAGTTAATGCTAATACAGTTTAAAGTTATACATAATAGTGAATATGAATACACTTTGGATTTGGACTTACCTCCCTTAGTTTCTGCTGTTTGCGGATGCGGATTCGCTGCTTTAGTTTGTTGATTTCCTCATCCGAGTCTTCTTCCTCAGGATCCTCACGGTCCTTCGGACTTATGACGTGGTTCCACTTCATTTGTTCTATGGCTGCTATCAATGCCTCAGATATACTGAAATGTGCATTCTCCTGTGGGTGAAGAACATGCGATCAATTGAAAGACTTTCATTATCAGTTTGgagaaacataggtaatcacagattacaaagctcaccgagacgagacatcacccttatgagacttcacctttatgagaccacctttatcatattaaatgaaaatcatactttatgatcttggatattcatggattctgttttgacacaatatcgtatatcatctgttaaaaaattgaatgataatcatatgttcatatgttaatcaatacaataatataaaattcaatattgcgtcctatcatatttacaacatacatcatataatacaataaaataccataataaacaatgatgagatatgatattgtaacgtatggtatgatattgtattgtgttatacgttattgtatttgatcacataatacaatcatatcataatatataaaacaatatagtattatattacaatatcatattacataatacatcataacattgaaacatatgatattatattgtataatatagtatgatattgtatgatactgtatcatttttgaaacataatatgatattgtatgatacaatataatttgatacaacattgtatcatatcaaatgatacaatattgtgtgataaagtaaaatatataatacaacattatattatacatattgtatcatatgatacaataatatattttacaatatcatacaatacaatttcatgtgatgtgataatatatcatattataaaccaaaatcatataattcaatatcgtatgatacgatattatataatataacagtatcatattatacaatttcatgtgatataattctatattacagaaactaatatcatattatacaatatcgtatgatacaatattatagaatatacaatattgtatcataggatacaatattatattttgcaatatcttatgtaatagtatcatgtgataaaataataaattaataatacaatataatattatacaatattgtatcataatatacaatgctatacatatatatcataacataaaatataagaaaaattgattcaatatcatatcgtatcatatcactttttataatattacatatgatattatattgtatcatattaaacaatattgtttcataccatacaatactatatcataggaatcatgttatatcatttatcaacaaacacatctatctatcgagcaggtttgagtgaggtgggagatttctttagcatccttgataatggagatcaggctctgcatctgaagcaacctctgcgtttcatttataatatagttaaatcaactatgcaagctagcatctataaaacatgtgacctgttccaaaaaaactaaacctcatccagcatccgaaacctatggctcagattcagcattcaagcctgtcaggtgcatcagtatacataagacgcatctccatgcaagtttggtgaagttcagaccagtaataactaagatattatcatcagagggcactagcaattaaaaccttaacctgctccagcatccgcaacctaatatggctaagattcagcatccatgcctgtcaggtgcatctgtatcataagacacaccatccattcaagtttggtgaagttaggacctgtattaactaagatatattttttagcatccttgataatggagatcaagctctgcatctgaagcttcctctgtgattcattcatattacagtttaatcaactatgcaagtttgaaatagtactattatctattaaacatgtgacctgttccaaaaaacttaaccatatccagcatctgaaacctatggctcagactcagcattcaagcccgtcaggtgcatcagtataataaaacgcaccatccatggaagtctggtgtagttaggacaagtaataactaagatatgatcatcagagggcacctgtttcaaaaactttaaccagctctaaaaaccttaacctcccccagcatccgaaacctatggctcagattcagcattcaagcctgtctggtgcatcagtatcataagacgcaccatccatggaagtctggtgaagttaggacaagtagtaactaagatataatcatcagagggcatctgcaacaaaaactttaaccagctctaaaaaccttaacctccttcagcatccgaaacctatagctcagattcagcacccaagcctgtctggtgcatcagtatcataagacacaccatcaatgcaagtttggtgaagtacggaccagcagtaacttagatattgctttcaaagggcacctgcaaaaaaactttaacctgctctaaaaaccttaacctcctccagcatccgaaacctatagctcagatttagcactcaagcctgtctggtgcatcagtatcataagacacaccatccatgcaagtttggtgaagtacggacctgcagtaacttagatattgctatcaaagggcacctgcaacaaaaactttaacctggtccaacaaccttaacctcctccagcatctgaaatttaggacttagattcagcatccaagtctttcaagtccataagtaggtccagatgcatcatccatgaaagtttggtgaagataggacaagtaatagcttagatacaggacctgcaacaaaaactttaaccaggtccggacgccgacgccgacgccgacaccgacgccgacgccgacgccgagggtatagcataagctccccctgacttcgtctcggtgagctaaaaagtaaagAATCCATTAAGCACTACTGGATGAAAAACATTCAGTATgtgcatacatacatgtaaaccaTCATAGAACTGGTCTTTGGATTCCAATTCTGGtctttgttaaataaaatagtCAAAGACTTTAAAATTTAACAGAATGTTTTTTCAATGGATCGAAGTTATATTATAGgggaaaaaatacaataaatggaTGTTAATAAAATACACACCTTGTCTAGATTGGCACAGGTGTTGAAATCCTGAGAAGACAGGTAGTTGATGAGGGACTGACCATGTACAGGCTGCCTGAAAGTTGTCTCCCCTGGTATATCTGTCAAAGTATGACATAAGTTATAATTCAGTACTTGTATTGGGATTAACACTTGCACGTGTACACAAGTggatgaaataaatgaatgtaaaaagtCAATCACATATTAGACTTAGACTATTATacttgaaaaaatgaattttcagcAAATTACATCAATAAGTAGTTGATGTATGGTATAAAATCCAAATCTCATGCAacatgaaagtttaaaaaaaaaatatatgtgtatcaatttttaatttttagaagtATTTAATGCAAACCTTTACTTGCTGGTTCAGATGAATCTTCTCTCTGAGTTTTATTTGGcacttttcctttttctttctgGGGTCCTTTCTCCACTTTTATACCTCCATgatctgaccttgaccttttatGCCCTTTtgattttgctttgaccttgacattttctttttccCCCTTTTTGGGGCACTCAGAGTCAGAAAAAATATCCTCGAGCCTGTTCACAGTCCCTGACTTTCCGGGCTCAAAGTCCTCGTTGtctttgtatatatttttaatcacaGTTAAAGTTTTTGACATCCCTGTATCTGACTGGCTCCTCACTATAGCCTTCTTTGCACTTGAATTGACAATGCGTTCACCGGATCCCACTTCTGCATGTGAATTCTCACTATCAGTGGCCGCATTTTCACTAAACTCTATATTCAATAATGGGTCACTGTTGAGGTTGTCATAGAAACTAAAGTCAGGGGCATCCCCAGTTGGGGAGTCGGAACCAGATTTCCGCAGAACTGTTCTCAAAGATTCACGAGCCATGTTTTTTGTGTCCTCAGGGCTTGTGCTTGCTCCTTTAGAACATGAAGATGGATTAAACTTCATTACTCACAAAAAGCTCTAGAATCTTTCcactattttcattaaatattttcatatgtttATCTTATTCATTACCTGATatggttttaattaaatagatCCCagtgtaattattcaaattatatattcaaaagacagtttatattgttttcaaaattaagGTCTATAGCATTATAGATATTAAAACCAAAAAAGCAAGTGTATTTTAATCTTTACATACTGCTGATTTTCAGCTACTAAACATTTTATTAGTACCATAATAGAGCTCTTACTGATTGAAGAAGGAACAGCATGCTCATCCGACATACACAAGATACTCTCCTTTTTTGGAGATGCAAATGGTGGTGCCAAAGCCATGGCACCATGGGAGCTTGATTTTCCCTCACTGGTCGATATGTGATGTTTTCTTTCTGGTACAGCCCAAGATCTACTCCTCGACCCCCTCATGTTAGGTTCATGGTTATTACTAAGCTGTAATTaatcaaacaaaaacattttatgcatttttattacCTTTGAGACAGTTCACCGTTTCATGCTGATGTACTTTAATAAACAGTTCAATTATCCATGCACAAAATGTTCcgtaaatgtaaaataaaatattgacttTGGTAATCACacattgtaaaattcaaatttttcgcATCATTTTATTACCCAAAAGTATTTACATTATCACTTAGTTCTGTTTATTTTGTTCTTGAAATCAATtgaattaatatacatgtaccagttttAGGTCTAGTTCAGCCAACAAGGAAATTTGGTTGAGTTCAATAGCTTTTAAGCAAACACAAAGAGCTTTGAAGTATTGTGCATCATTCAGGAATGCCAAGTCTACAAAATAAAACGGTAAGTGTTACAAATATCACACAAGTTTTATTTGCATCAGTATGAGTACATACCTTTAATAGCACTTTGGCAAAAAACTTTTTGATGAGATGAGCTACATTGCATGTTAAAATTGTTGAAACAAAGAATGgtcataaaaaacaatattctaatacatgtaactccacataataaaaaaaaaaattaaatttcatcttttaaaacataCAAGTAGAAAGTAAATTGCTTAAAGCTTACCACTGTAAAACCTTTTCATCAGTGATTTGTTGCACACCAAGGATGACAACTGCGAGGACAGGGTGTGATCCCTTAAACTTTCTCTCAGCCACATTGACCCTTTATTTCCTCCTGATCGGTTGACCTTGTCTAAGGCAGGGGCCAAGACTGGGTTCAACATCTTAAGACTGTACACAAATGGCCAGAAATCCAACTCTATCCCCAAATTTCCCTATCCAAAAAAAGATTGTAATGTTTATTGTTAAATGTACTCACATTGTTCTAAGATTTTACTTGATCGAACATCACGTTTTgcttataataaaatgtttttgagaaTTTCATAAAACTACAGGATATGAGGAAGGTGAATTCGTATCatctatttttaattaattaccaCCTTCAACTCAGACCCACCTTGATACTCTTCAAACCATGATACATAATGTGTTCCAGTTGAACACACATTCTGTTAAGTCCTCCATGGATGTTCCAAACATTGCTGCTCTGTCCAGATAAAAGCCCCTCTGTAACTGCCTTCAATCCAAACAGTAGGCTTTGACGTTCTGACCTgatgttgaataaataataatatattgtaaTGTCTGTAATTCATCGTAATAAAGAGAGCAATATAAAGAAGATGATagtgaagaaaataaatttaatgtaaatagcctaatttatgtttaaagtacactctctctctttctctttctctctctctctcacacacacacacacacataagtTCTTGTTAATTTCATCATACATAAATGCATGTCAGAGGCATTCTAATATTTAACTCAATTAACTTTTATTGTCATGATAATATAATGACATGTTTTCGTAAATATAGGGAAACTGGAGTCAAAACATGGGTTGATGCGTAATTCGTCTTTGGTTCCTACATTTACACGTTTtcaagaatcaaaatatgaggggcattgagggcttgcgaagagaagtggatgtaggctctGCCTgcccacttctcaaaagagaatagtttTTCAGCACCTCTGGAGCTTAAATGAAAACACATCCTTTCATAGATAGATTTAAGGATCTTTAATTCATTCAACAAATACAAATGTGaa
This region includes:
- the LOC105322496 gene encoding run domain Beclin-1-interacting and cysteine-rich domain-containing protein isoform X4 translates to MSDEVNADHNYRSERQSLLFGLKAVTEGLLSGQSSNVWNIHGGLNRMCVQLEHIMYHGLKSIKGNLGIELDFWPFVYSLKMLNPVLAPALDKVNRSGGNKGSMWLRESLRDHTLSSQLSSLVCNKSLMKRFYSDLAFLNDAQYFKALCVCLKAIELNQISLLAELDLKLLSNNHEPNMRGSRSRSWAVPERKHHISTSEGKSSSHGAMALAPPFASPKKESILCMSDEHAVPSSIRASTSPEDTKNMARESLRTVLRKSGSDSPTGDAPDFSFYDNLNSDPLLNIEFSENAATDSENSHAEVGSGERIVNSSAKKAIVRSQSDTGMSKTLTVIKNIYKDNEDFEPGKSGTVNRLEDIFSDSECPKKGEKENVKVKAKSKGHKRSRSDHGGIKVEKGPQKEKGKVPNKTQREDSSEPASKDIPGETTFRQPVHGQSLINYLSSQDFNTCANLDKENAHFSISEALIAAIEQMKWNHVISPKDREDPEEEDSDEEINKLKQRIRIRKQQKLREKARFFPTSSDGLTDTATTSKSPSSVLNSSCQDNTDSSNSDIEVDEINLTNADLQKVKPDRQSSMEISDQSGMSAESVAILLLKKFSEKQLPKASELEWLVPISEAPQELLPLPKSYPVSPDDIENEIGGFTNSLFGTLRLRGNNEWAPPRSQIIFDIHPYQKRAVVMAKQNFRCAGCGTRVEPAYIKRFRYCEYLGKYFCQCCHRNEINYIPGHIIRKWDFKQYPVSNFSWRLLSRIFNEPYFNLSTINPSLFKRVKLLETVHAFRVQLMYLCKFLRICKYSESLVGEINAEPSHWYEDVDVYSISDLVGIKNSSIVTKLKDLVTKSIDHVEQCSFCQGFGYICELCGDESDIIYPFQLQTVVVCKDCTSCFHKACYVEGKCPKCIRIEARRQRQLLETKIFDSSEEESGS
- the LOC105322496 gene encoding run domain Beclin-1-interacting and cysteine-rich domain-containing protein isoform X1; amino-acid sequence: MSDEVNADHNYRSERQSLLFGLKAVTEGLLSGQSSNVWNIHGGLNRMCVQLEHIMYHGLKSIKGNLGIELDFWPFVYSLKMLNPVLAPALDKVNRSGGNKGSMWLRESLRDHTLSSQLSSLVCNKSLMKRFYSDLAFLNDAQYFKALCVCLKAIELNQISLLAELDLKLLSNNHEPNMRGSRSRSWAVPERKHHISTSEGKSSSHGAMALAPPFASPKKESILCMSDEHAVPSSIRASTSPEDTKNMARESLRTVLRKSGSDSPTGDAPDFSFYDNLNSDPLLNIEFSENAATDSENSHAEVGSGERIVNSSAKKAIVRSQSDTGMSKTLTVIKNIYKDNEDFEPGKSGTVNRLEDIFSDSECPKKGEKENVKVKAKSKGHKRSRSDHGGIKVEKGPQKEKGKVPNKTQREDSSEPASKDIPGETTFRQPVHGQSLINYLSSQDFNTCANLDKENAHFSISEALIAAIEQMKWNHVISPKDREDPEEEDSDEEINKLKQRIRIRKQQKLREKARFFPTSSDGLTDTATTSKSPSSVLNSSCQDNTDSSNSDIEVDEINLTISDNEQDNETNLSLIKSEGLSLSLASLYSDADLQKVKPDRQSSMEISDQSGMSAESVAILLLKKFSEKQLPKASELEWLVPISEAPQELLPLPKSYPVSPDDIENEIGGFTNSLFGTLRLRGNNEWAPPRSQIIFDIHPYQKRAVVMAKQNFRCAGCGTRVEPAYIKRFRYCEYLGKYFCQCCHRNEINYIPGHIIRKWDFKQYPVSNFSWRLLSRIFNEPYFNLSTINPSLFKRVKLLETVHAFRVQLMYLCKFLRICKYSESLVGEINAEPSHWYEDVDVYSISDLVGIKNSSIVTKLKDLVTKSIDHVEQCSFCQGFGYICELCGDESDIIYPFQLQTVVVCKDCTSCFHKACYVEGKCPKCIRIEARRQRQLLETKIFDSSEEESGS
- the LOC105322496 gene encoding run domain Beclin-1-interacting and cysteine-rich domain-containing protein isoform X5 — its product is MSDEVNADHNYRSERQSLLFGLKAVTEGLLSGQSSNVWNIHGGLNRMCVQLEHIMYHGLKSIKGNLGIELDFWPFVYSLKMLNPVLAPALDKVNRSGGNKGSMWLRESLRDHTLSSQLSSLVCNKSLMKRFYSDLAFLNDAQYFKALCVCLKAIELNQISLLAELDLKLLSNNHEPNMRGSRSRSWAVPERKHHISTSEGKSSSHGAMALAPPFASPKKESILCMSDEHAVPSSIRASTSPEDTKNMARESLRTVLRKSGSDSPTGDAPDFSFYDNLNSDPLLNIEFSENAATDSENSHAEVGSGERIVNSSAKKAIVRSQSDTGMSKTLTVIKNIYKDNEDFEPGKSGTVNRLEDIFSDSECPKKGEKENVKVKAKSKGHKRSRSDHGGIKVEKGPQKEKGKVPNKTQREDSSEPASKDIPGETTFRQPVHGQSLINYLSSQDFNTCANLDKENAHFSISEALIAAIEQMKWNHVISPKDREDPEEEDSDEEINKLKQRIRIRKQQKLREKARFFPTSSDGLTDNSSNSDIEVDEINLTNADLQKVKPDRQSSMEISDQSGMSAESVAILLLKKFSEKQLPKASELEWLVPISEAPQELLPLPKSYPVSPDDIENEIGGFTNSLFGTLRLRGNNEWAPPRSQIIFDIHPYQKRAVVMAKQNFRCAGCGTRVEPAYIKRFRYCEYLGKYFCQCCHRNEINYIPGHIIRKWDFKQYPVSNFSWRLLSRIFNEPYFNLSTINPSLFKRVKLLETVHAFRVQLMYLCKFLRICKYSESLVGEINAEPSHWYEDVDVYSISDLVGIKNSSIVTKLKDLVTKSIDHVEQCSFCQGFGYICELCGDESDIIYPFQLQTVVVCKDCTSCFHKACYVEGKCPKCIRIEARRQRQLLETKIFDSSEEESGS
- the LOC105322496 gene encoding run domain Beclin-1-interacting and cysteine-rich domain-containing protein isoform X2, which encodes MSDEVNADHNYRSERQSLLFGLKAVTEGLLSGQSSNVWNIHGGLNRMCVQLEHIMYHGLKSIKGNLGIELDFWPFVYSLKMLNPVLAPALDKVNRSGGNKGSMWLRESLRDHTLSSQLSSLVCNKSLMKRFYSDLAFLNDAQYFKALCVCLKAIELNQISLLAELDLKLLSNNHEPNMRGSRSRSWAVPERKHHISTSEGKSSSHGAMALAPPFASPKKESILCMSDEHAVPSSIRASTSPEDTKNMARESLRTVLRKSGSDSPTGDAPDFSFYDNLNSDPLLNIEFSENAATDSENSHAEVGSGERIVNSSAKKAIVRSQSDTGMSKTLTVIKNIYKDNEDFEPGKSGTVNRLEDIFSDSECPKKGEKENVKVKAKSKGHKRSRSDHGGIKVEKGPQKEKGKVPNKTQREDSSEPANIPGETTFRQPVHGQSLINYLSSQDFNTCANLDKENAHFSISEALIAAIEQMKWNHVISPKDREDPEEEDSDEEINKLKQRIRIRKQQKLREKARFFPTSSDGLTDTATTSKSPSSVLNSSCQDNTDSSNSDIEVDEINLTISDNEQDNETNLSLIKSEGLSLSLASLYSDADLQKVKPDRQSSMEISDQSGMSAESVAILLLKKFSEKQLPKASELEWLVPISEAPQELLPLPKSYPVSPDDIENEIGGFTNSLFGTLRLRGNNEWAPPRSQIIFDIHPYQKRAVVMAKQNFRCAGCGTRVEPAYIKRFRYCEYLGKYFCQCCHRNEINYIPGHIIRKWDFKQYPVSNFSWRLLSRIFNEPYFNLSTINPSLFKRVKLLETVHAFRVQLMYLCKFLRICKYSESLVGEINAEPSHWYEDVDVYSISDLVGIKNSSIVTKLKDLVTKSIDHVEQCSFCQGFGYICELCGDESDIIYPFQLQTVVVCKDCTSCFHKACYVEGKCPKCIRIEARRQRQLLETKIFDSSEEESGS
- the LOC105322496 gene encoding run domain Beclin-1-interacting and cysteine-rich domain-containing protein isoform X3, yielding MSDEVNADHNYRSERQSLLFGLKAVTEGLLSGQSSNVWNIHGGLNRMCVQLEHIMYHGLKSIKGNLGIELDFWPFVYSLKMLNPVLAPALDKVNRSGGNKGSMWLRESLRDHTLSSQLSSLVCNKSLMKRFYSDLAFLNDAQYFKALCVCLKAIELNQISLLAELDLKLLSNNHEPNMRGSRSRSWAVPERKHHISTSEGKSSSHGAMALAPPFASPKKESILCMSDEHAVPSSIRASTSPEDTKNMARESLRTVLRKSGSDSPTGDAPDFSFYDNLNSDPLLNIEFSENAATDSENSHAEVGSGERIVNSSAKKAIVRSQSDTGMSKTLTVIKNIYKDNEDFEPGKSGTVNRLEDIFSDSECPKKGEKENVKVKAKSKGHKRSRSDHGGIKVEKGPQKEKGKVPNKTQREDSSEPASKDIPGETTFRQPVHGQSLINYLSSQDFNTCANLDKENAHFSISEALIAAIEQMKWNHVISPKDREDPEEEDSDEEINKLKQRIRIRKQQKLREKARFFPTSSDGLTDNSSNSDIEVDEINLTISDNEQDNETNLSLIKSEGLSLSLASLYSDADLQKVKPDRQSSMEISDQSGMSAESVAILLLKKFSEKQLPKASELEWLVPISEAPQELLPLPKSYPVSPDDIENEIGGFTNSLFGTLRLRGNNEWAPPRSQIIFDIHPYQKRAVVMAKQNFRCAGCGTRVEPAYIKRFRYCEYLGKYFCQCCHRNEINYIPGHIIRKWDFKQYPVSNFSWRLLSRIFNEPYFNLSTINPSLFKRVKLLETVHAFRVQLMYLCKFLRICKYSESLVGEINAEPSHWYEDVDVYSISDLVGIKNSSIVTKLKDLVTKSIDHVEQCSFCQGFGYICELCGDESDIIYPFQLQTVVVCKDCTSCFHKACYVEGKCPKCIRIEARRQRQLLETKIFDSSEEESGS